The window GCCGACATGGCACTTTCTCGTTGTCGTGTCGAGGTAAGGCTACGCTTGGCTTGGGTTCGCCGTGCCCGCCGATACGGGTGTCGCCAAAACCGCGCCTGCATCCCCGTCGAACGGAAATTGGATTTTCCTCTCCACGGGTCTGAGGTCCTTCACGGCCATCCGGCCTACGCGCCAAAGAAGTTCGCAATGAACAAGGCCAAATCGAACACAAACTGCAAGGCATCGCCGGAAAATTCAGGAAGCTGGTTGCAACCCGTCGGCACCATCGAGCAGCAATTCAAAGGCCTCGCGAATCAGCCCGAAGGCAAGACCCAAGAAAAAATCGGCGGGTTGAAAGAAGCCGTCAACAAAGCGACGAACTAAACCGTTCGCGTTCCGAGGAAAAATGCCGCGACCGTCGCGACATTTTTCTCGCAATGCCGTTTTTTCTTCGCACTGACGCAGCCTCATAGCGCGGGCGGCTTCGTCGCCAAAGGCGCCGTGGCGCCGCTTCCCGATGCGTTCGCTTTGCACTGGCCGGCCATTTCAATAGCGCGGGCGAGATGCTCGGCCAATGATCCATTTAGGGCGATGTGCTGTGTCAGCACGTCCTGCTTCTCGACATTGGTGAGCGCCCCGTTGAAGTCCAACCAGGCCAGCAAATGCGGAGTAGTCTGGGTAAGGTCATGCCCCGAGGCCCTGGCTAACTTCGCGGCTTTCAGATCATCCGTGATCACAGCTTGGCGAATTCGCATGGCGAAGGCGATCGACGAGAGCTCGCCTTTCCCCAATTTCTTCCTCTGCTCCAAAGCGCTGACGAGGCTCAGGTCCGCCATGGAGCAGGAGTGGCTCGGGAAGCCGCCGAGCGCCTGCTCAATGCAAAGTCGCTTTTGCAGTTCGGTGTCAGAAGGATTTGGCTTCGAACGCGGCTTGACCAACAATTCATAGCGCACCACGTCAGTGATGCAGAACGAGCATCCGGCCCTCTTCGCCGCGGCGTGCAGTGTCGCCGACGACAGGATGTTCCAAACGGAGCAGGTATCGGCGACATTCACTAAGTGGAACTGAGCGGGGTTAATGGCCATGGAGCTTGTGTCCGTAAAGGCCGGCCACTTCATTGAGCTCGCTCGGGCTGCGCAGCAGGGCCTCGGCCAAACGGCCGGCGCTGATGAAGCCTTGCCGATGGGCCTCGAAGCAAAGCGCGACGTAATGATTCGACAGGCCTTGTTCAAGCAGCGCCGTCTTGTTGGCTTTTTGAGCTGCGCTTAGCGAGCGGGGGATTTCGGGGTCGATCTTATCGGCCGCCGAGACTCGCAAAGCCCGGATGCGTTTGCATAGCGCGACGTCCACGAGGCCTGCTTTGAGGAGCGCGATTCCCAAGGCGTCGCAACTCACTCGAAATTCGTTGGCCCAGCGCTTGGCGTCGTCATCGCTCCAACCCTTGGCAGGCGGAAGTTGGCGCAGTTGGCCCGGGGGCATCAAGTAGGCCGATGCGAATGCGTTGGCCCGCCTTTCAAGCGGCGTGCTGGTCTCGGTCCGCAGGGAGACCCGGGCGCGGGCGTCGGCGTCGAATAGCGCATGGGCCAGCTCGTGGGCCGCGCTAAACCGCTGGCGGTAGATGTCCTCGCTCGCATTCACGAGGATGCACTTGCCTGCGGTCGGGTGGACGATGAACAGCCCGGAGATATCGGAGTCCCCAAGCCGCCGCCGAAATACATGGATGCCCAACCGGCGGCAATCGCCAAACACGTCTCGCGTAAGGTCGTTCTCTTTGTATCTCAGCTTTTCCCTCACGGCCTGGGCCGCATTGATGATTTGCGGACTCCCGTTGGCAATCGGCGTCGGATGGAACGAAGCGGCGGTCCGGCCCAAGTCGTTGCTCAGCTCGCTTTCAGTTTCGCAAAGGTAAAGGAAGTCGCGGATGGCGCGCCGGTCTTCCTTGCTGAAATCGTCGCCCTTGGCCCGATACAGGATCTGGGTGGGCGGCGCCTCGGGGGGCTGCTCGTCCGTGAGGAATATTTTGTAATCGCAGAGAAAGTGTCCGCTCAGGATCAGGATCTCATCGCCAGTGGGCTCGATGGCGCCTGCTTCGATTCGTTTGAGCCGGTCGACAGCGATGCCGAGAGCGCTCCCCAACTGATCGACGGATTCGCGCAGCTCTTTGCGGTGGGTTGCGATCTTGGCGCCAAGGATAGTCAGGTTGAGGGCCATGGATGCGTTCAGCGATGCTTCTCAAAAGGGACGAGTCTGGTGGTTCTTCGCGAGGGCAAATAATCGCTCGATTTAAACGCTAGGTTGAAAGACGCGTCTGGGCGTCTACGCGCGGTCCTTCGCAACCATAGATTGTTGACAAATAGTAATGCATTTTGTCATGTCCGGTTCTTCTTTCGACGCGATGTCGTCGAAATGTTGCATCGCGACGACGCTTGGGTTGCGATTTTTGCTTTGGTTCCCGCGAACCGAGGAGCGCGCGGATACCCGCGGTAAAAATCGACGATGCGGCAGGCCATGTGCGGAGTGCTGAAATGCTCGGGGGATGGGGGCGTCGGCCCCGGGCGACGGCGATGTTCGCGCGGCCATGGAAAAGCAGATCATGGAGATCGGCCGCAAAGAGGGCGTGGAGAGCCAGAGGGACGAATTCGCGAAAAAATCAAAGCGGAGAAATGCGTGACGGCGGACTGGTGCGGCATCAAATGTGAATTCACGGCGCGCGGCGCGACGCAGACCGGGCGCTTCAAGAAAGTCGAAGGGGGATGGGCGCTTGTCGGCGTTGGAGGGCATGACCAGCCCATAGGCTCGCCTTTGCTTGGACCGACGGCGCGAAAAATTCAAAGGATGCTCCTGAAGTTGGATGCTGAGATATGCGTGTGGCGCTTCCATGGCTGGACCGCCCTCCAATTCGGCATCGGTCTTTTTTCACGACGCCTGGAAAGCGGCGGCCGAAAAAAACGCCCACTGACCTTTGTAGGTCGGCGGGCGGCAATCCAATCTTCGAAGAAGTATTGGAGGAGACGCGTTCAATGTAGCTGAATTTATGTTGCGGTGCAATACGGTAGAACTACTATTTGCGCTCGTCCCGAGCTGCGAGGCGAGCATCCAGGGAATGGTCGAAGCGGCGGACGCGGCGCTGTTCGACGCTAAGCGAGTCGGGCGGAACGTTGTTTGCCATGCGGCCGGCGACGTCCCGGCATAGCGTTTAGCCTCTGCTCGGGAATGGAGCGGTCTGCCACGGGTAGTGGCGTAAAGCGGACTCGCTTGCGGATATTGTTTCCCCGCGAGGAGCCCATCGCCAGCAATCCGGCGCCGGCCGTCGCGGAGGTGTTGACCCGACAGGTTGGCCCGAGGCGCGCCAATCGAGCGTTCATTTTTGGCAATGTTGGTATAATTCAGCGCCCCATCTCACGCCGGCCCCCCAATGTCTCCCTATCCGACCAATGTCAAAGTCCGTGCCTTGCAAAGAATGGGCGCGGCGATCGAACGCGCGATTGTGAGCAAGCTGCCGAGGGACAAGGATCGCGCGGCAAGATGGGCCGGCGCGTGGGGCCTGCTCTGCGAAATCGAGAGAGTCCCACAGGCGCGCGCGTGGGCGCTGAATGACGACAGCGAGAGCGACGACGGAGCCGGGCTCGCCTGAATTGTCGGATATCGGCGTTGTGGCGGAATTCTGGCTTGGTGTCTGGGCAGAATTCGCGCGTTGCGGTTTGGCACTTTTTTGCGGTGGCGAGATGGCAGGGCTCCCGTAAGTGAGTTGTGGCGCGTGGGGCTTCGCCCTCAAATCGCAATGCCCTACGCCTAGGCGACGCTTGCCTTCGACCTTGCGAACCGCAGCGAAACCGACGCGCTCGCGTTCGCGCCATGTTGCCTCGCGTCTGGTCGCCCCAGGCGGACTGCCGGTCGGCCGCCCAATCACAATCTCAGCAATGGATGGGGCGCCTCCGAGCGTTCCAGGCCCCTCGCATTTCGCGGGCGCGCCGCCCATTTTGGAGAGACCCATGTCAAATGCCGCCTTCGCGTCGTTGAAGATCAACATTTTGGACGAGACAAATCCAGACATCGACGCGCTCGTCGAGCGGATGATCCGCGCCGTTTCCCGCGGAGACTTGGAGGAGACCAAGCGGCTTGTGCGCGCATTCGACGCGTTGGGCCTCGACGTGTTCGCCGTGGAGTTCGAGGCGCGACTCGGCGGAAAAGATTTCGACGGCTTCATGTGCGACTGGGCATTGGAGCGCAAGGCTTGGGGCCCCTTGGCCTTTCTGCTGCGGGTTGGGATCCGCAGGGACGACTCCAATGCGGAAGAGGTCTTCGGCGGCATGTCCAGCGGAATCGACTATGCCGCGGCGGGGCGCGCTGTCCGTCAAAAATGGATCGATACCATGCGCGCCGTGATCGCCCCGAGGACCCTGCGGCAAGCCCGCTGGCTTTTGCACCATCCCATGCTCTGGGAGCTCGGTCCCGTCGCGAGGTCGGAGTGGATCTGGGTGGCCACCGAGTTCATCGCTCTTTGCGAAAAGGCTGAAATTGCCGGCTCAGTCGGGCTAGCCTGTTCAGCCCGGGAGGCCGTGCGGGGCCCCGGGGACCCGGCGAATCAGCGGCTCTGAGCCGGCGCTGGCTTCGATAGAGACCTGGGCATGGGGGACGTCGCGGAATTCTGCGACGTCCAATTTTTTTTCATACACCCTACGCACCTTCTTGCGGTGCAAGCGCGGTGCGTCGCTTGCGCGACATTTAACATCGCGCGCGGGCGCGAGGCGTCCTTGGCGCTTCGCTTCCGCACCGTTCATGAATCCCTAACTCGACGGCGCGCAAAGGCTCGATTTCGGCCTAAGATTGCGATTTCATACTTTCTGGAGCGCCAAATGGGCAGCATTAAAGAAGCGAGCATCGCGCTCAAAGCAATCCCACTGCTGACGCAGCCTGAGATTGAACTAGTGAACAAGCGCGCTATGCAAGGGGTGCAGGCTTGTTGCATCGTGGATGAAATTTCTGCGGAACGCGCCCAAGCCGCTAGGGTGGACGAGTTGATTGGCAAACTTGGCGCCCGCAACTTGCTCGGTTTTTTGACCGCCGAGGATTACGTGGCCGCCATTCACAACGTCCGGGCGGGAATCCCCGTGCAAGAAGTCGTAGATCGAATCAATGCGAAGGTGGAGGCTTTCAAGGCTACCCTCGCAACCGAGGGCGGCGTTCTATCCAAGGGACCCGATTGATTTGGCGACCTCCCAAGAAAAGGGGTGTTTTTCACTTACTGTAAGAGGAAGGGGCTGGTCGGCGATGGCTTTGAGCCGCGCCACGTGGGCCTCGTCCCACGGCGCGAAGCTTCCCAAGATGGTGGCCCGGGCGCATTCGGCCGCGAAGAATTCATTGAGCCCTTGGGTCCCGCATTTGCGCTCATATTGACCTACCTGCCTTAGTTCTTCCAATCCGAACGGGAAGGCCTGGGAATCGTGCCCCGCATTCAAGGCGAGCCTGGCCATGAGGGGGCTAGCTTCCCCGGCCATTCCTCCAGTGATGTGGACATAAAATTCTGATTGAAAGTGCATAAGCCCTCCGGTAAAGTCCGGCGACTGTCTCATGCGGACGCTCGCCGAGCAAGGCGGCCGCAGACCGTTCGTCGCCATAGAGCGGAGGCCGGCTACGCGTGGCCCGATGCCAAAAACGCTCCGGGTTGGCCATCGTCCGATATTTTGTGGATGCTCACGCTCCAGCCGTCGGCGGTTCCCTTGCACATCAAGTAGAGGTCGCCGTTGGGAACCATGCCCCATGCTGTCGCGATGGCGGGCGCGCTTGGGAGCGTCGCGAGAGCCGGCAGGCCGCGGGCCTTGGCGCCGCGGACTTGCGACGCGGCGACGCGCTCGACGAGCACGACCGAATTGATTCCGCGCGATCCGGGCTGCTCCAACCGCGCCTTCGCCAATAGAGAGCGAGCGGGCAAATCGGCCGCCTCCCGATCCAGCCATTGGCGCAACGTAGGCAACGGCGGGACGGGTTCCTCGTCTTCGAATTGCTCCCCGCCAGCCGCCGAATAGATCAGCTTGCGCAGAGCCGCCATCTCGAGCCGCAGGCGGACCATCGCCTCGCCGTTCATCGCGGCCGCAGAAACGACATCGCGCGCGGCCCCGCGGAAGGCCTGCGTGGCGTCCGCCATCGACGCCGAGGAAGGCGCGTCGGGCATCGGCTTGCCTTGGATCGTTGAAAGCGCCAAATCAAGGGCGAGGTCGATCGCGGCCGTGGGCGCCATCTCGTCGGCTCTGTCGCCTAGCAGCGCGATGAGCTTGGCCTTGCGTTCGGGAGACAGCCTCACCGTCACGGCAGCCCTTTTCCAAGCGCTTGGAATGTCCGCGGAAGGGCGATAGGAGCTTCTCGCCGCGGCGCTCATCGAGACGCCTCGCGGGAGCCCTGAACCGGCCCCAGCATGTCGGAAGGTCGGGCCTGCCGGCGCGCGATGGATAGGATCTTGGCGAAGAGACGAGTGACGGCCCCGGTCGCGGGTGCGACAACGTCCGTCGGAATCGGAGGAATGGCGTCGGCTTCCTGGTCCGCGTCGGCTTCCGAGGCCGCCTCGAGCGCGAGGGCGTCCCAACGATCCAAGGACGTGTCCTTGGATCGGCTGCGCGACATCGCCCGCGCGAGGGCCGCGACCATGGACTCGCGATCGGCCGGCTTCGGCTCGCCGGCGTCGTGGGACTCCAAGTCCCGCGGGAGGAGGGCGCCTTGGTTGGCGTAGATCGTCGTGGAGAACCTCGATCGGCTCGCGGCCACGTAGGCCCACTCGCGGTCGCACATCGAGGGGTTCGCCAGGACATGGGCCGAGTCGAACGTCCTGCCTTGCCCCTTGTGGTTGGTGAGGCACCACGCGCTGTCGAAGCGCCCGAAAGAGGGCGGGACCATGGCCAGGGTCTCGCCGCGCTCGTTGGGATCGTCGAGCTCGACTCGAAGCAGCGGCGTGTAGGCCGCCTGGTCGATCGACAGGATGGTCCCGGCGACACCGTTGGAGACGCCCAGCGCCTTGTCGTTCTTGGTGAACACCACCCGGTCGCCCGGAGCGAATCGCTTCTTCTCCCGCGACTCGTCCCGGTGGATGATTTCGACCTCGATGCCCCACTCGTCGCGCACGGTCCCGTCCGCGATCATCGCGGCGCGGGCCTTGGCGTTCAACTCGGAGACTTCCGCCCGCGTTCCGGCGATCATCGTCTTGCGGTCTAGGGGAGCCTTGTCCGCCATCCACGCGGCCACCAGCGCGTCGATGGTGGCCGTGTGGCCGGCGACGATCATCAATCGGCCGCGCTCGTCGAGCATCCTCAACGCGTCGTCCGCCTCGCCGGTGGCGAGCTTGCGGACGGCCTCGCGCAGCCACTTGTGGTCGAATCGCTCGCGCCACCTTTCGAACCCGCGGGCCAACTTGGGCTCTTCGGCGCACAGCGCTTCGAGGGCGCCGAGCCGCGCGTCCTCGGGCAGCCGGGCCAGTGCCCTGGCTCGGGGGTTGGACAGGTCGCCGCGCGCGCGCAGCCAATCGACCAGGGGGCCGAAGTCGGTGCGCTGGCGCTGGATGTTCGAAATCTCGGCCTTGCCGTGGCGGTCGACGAGGGCGCGAAATATGCCGCCGGCGTCGATCGGCTGCAGCTGCTTGGGGTCGCCCACGGCGACGAGCTTGGCGCCGGCGTCCAGGGCCGCCTTTTGCAGCAGGAAAAACTCGCGCGAGCCCACCATCCCAGCTTCATCGAGGAAGAGGATGGTTCGCGGTCCCAGTGTCGCCTTGCCCTTTTCGAGGGCGTGGAGGAGGCTGGCGATGGTCCTCGACGGGATGCCCGTCTCCCTGGCCAGGTTCTGGCTCGCGGCGGCGGACTGGCAGCACCCCGCGACGGCGAACCCGGACGCCTTGTAGGCCTCGCCCAATGCTTTGAGCATGGTCGTCTTCCCGGTTCCGGCCCATCCCTCCACGAACGCGTGCCGCCCGGTCTGGGACGCGACGTGCATGGCCGCGGCGCGCTGCTGGGCGAGCGAGGCCGGCGCGCCGAGCTTGGCGGAGATCTCGGCTTCGAGCTCGTCGAACTGGCGATCGATGGCCTCGGGCGCGAGCCGATGGCGCTCGTCGCCCGCGCCGGCGGCGACCGCGTCGCTGCACGAGGTCTCCATGGCCAACGTCGCCTTGGAGGTGAAGACTTCCGCGAGCGTCTCGGTCCGACCCAGCGGCACGGCGAGTTCGCAATCCAAAAACCTCGCCAGTTCCGCCAAGCACTTGGCCGCTGTCCAGCGGCCCATCGCCATCTCGCAGATCAGCGCGAGGGCGTCGGACGAGGTGGCGCACGACTGCCGCTCCATGAAGCGCTCCATGAGCTCCCCGTGGTCGAGGGCGAAGGGCTCGGCCGCCTCGGCCAACGCGGGCGCATTCCTCATCGCGCGGACGGATTCCGGCGTCAAGCCGATGGCCTCCGCCTGCCTGGCGAAGTCGGCCAAGAGCTCCGGCAGAGGCGGCTCGGCCTTGGCCGCCCGGGTGTTGAGCGCGGCCACCTCGCGGGCCCTGGAGCGGGCGGCGCCCTCCATCCCGCACTCCTTGACGTATTGGGCGATTTGCTTGGAGCGCGTGGACAGCGCGTCGCGCTGGGACTTGTCGATTCCGCGCAGCGTGAAGTAGGGGCCGTCGGGCTCGACGCCGAAGCCGAGGGCCTTCATGCGGCTCGCGAGCTCGACGCGGAACAGGATGCCGGTGGCCTTGGTGCGCTCGAACTGGGCTCGCTGTTCGAGCGCGCTCCACTCGTCGACGCCCTCGCGCTTGCCCAGGTTGAAGAGGAAGCAGTGGATGTGCAACTGGGGCTCGCCGGCTCGGCTCGCGAAGTGGGGATAGCAGGCGGCGACGGCGGCCTCGGCGAATCGCTTCTCCTTGCCCGCCTTGCCGTGTCGCGTGACGCACTCGGCGGCCACTCGCTCGAGTGCCGCCTTCGCCGCCTCCCTCACGCACTCGGCGATGGCCT of the Massilia violaceinigra genome contains:
- a CDS encoding ImmA/IrrE family metallo-endopeptidase, whose product is MALNLTILGAKIATHRKELRESVDQLGSALGIAVDRLKRIEAGAIEPTGDEILILSGHFLCDYKIFLTDEQPPEAPPTQILYRAKGDDFSKEDRRAIRDFLYLCETESELSNDLGRTAASFHPTPIANGSPQIINAAQAVREKLRYKENDLTRDVFGDCRRLGIHVFRRRLGDSDISGLFIVHPTAGKCILVNASEDIYRQRFSAAHELAHALFDADARARVSLRTETSTPLERRANAFASAYLMPPGQLRQLPPAKGWSDDDAKRWANEFRVSCDALGIALLKAGLVDVALCKRIRALRVSAADKIDPEIPRSLSAAQKANKTALLEQGLSNHYVALCFEAHRQGFISAGRLAEALLRSPSELNEVAGLYGHKLHGH
- the mobF gene encoding MobF family relaxase — encoded protein: MLSIAKINSARNQAKRGGGGYLHYLGGPTSSTKPKGDFDDYARGKAKQSGDLPFWACNGAALLGLEGSASPEHVERLAKGFHPRTGEPLVKGAGDGHVMGLDLTFSAPKDVSAAFAGGDQETREAIAECVREAAKAALERVAAECVTRHGKAGKEKRFAEAAVAACYPHFASRAGEPQLHIHCFLFNLGKREGVDEWSALEQRAQFERTKATGILFRVELASRMKALGFGVEPDGPYFTLRGIDKSQRDALSTRSKQIAQYVKECGMEGAARSRAREVAALNTRAAKAEPPLPELLADFARQAEAIGLTPESVRAMRNAPALAEAAEPFALDHGELMERFMERQSCATSSDALALICEMAMGRWTAAKCLAELARFLDCELAVPLGRTETLAEVFTSKATLAMETSCSDAVAAGAGDERHRLAPEAIDRQFDELEAEISAKLGAPASLAQQRAAAMHVASQTGRHAFVEGWAGTGKTTMLKALGEAYKASGFAVAGCCQSAAASQNLARETGIPSRTIASLLHALEKGKATLGPRTILFLDEAGMVGSREFFLLQKAALDAGAKLVAVGDPKQLQPIDAGGIFRALVDRHGKAEISNIQRQRTDFGPLVDWLRARGDLSNPRARALARLPEDARLGALEALCAEEPKLARGFERWRERFDHKWLREAVRKLATGEADDALRMLDERGRLMIVAGHTATIDALVAAWMADKAPLDRKTMIAGTRAEVSELNAKARAAMIADGTVRDEWGIEVEIIHRDESREKKRFAPGDRVVFTKNDKALGVSNGVAGTILSIDQAAYTPLLRVELDDPNERGETLAMVPPSFGRFDSAWCLTNHKGQGRTFDSAHVLANPSMCDREWAYVAASRSRFSTTIYANQGALLPRDLESHDAGEPKPADRESMVAALARAMSRSRSKDTSLDRWDALALEAASEADADQEADAIPPIPTDVVAPATGAVTRLFAKILSIARRQARPSDMLGPVQGSREASR